One Candidatus Dormiibacterota bacterium genomic window carries:
- a CDS encoding diguanylate cyclase yields the protein MKRRVTQPAMPLAMKLPNLLSVEEVAAAIQRHPEVVRRQARDGRLPGEKIGRVWFFRPERLAEAGFNQFLAQMAGDASGGRTDAPAATLVRALGEAGVQALQHLDRNSIFGAVGSRLADAGLSTYFFDRAPDGKGLTTAFVHALPPAAELAKLTGRQGVGTFIPFERIPILQEVCATLKPKYVGDHDELVGRVAMVLHPSAAGNARRLSELLQLNTVISAPLVVGDGAIGAISVIGPGLRESDLPAVMAFANQTAAALETARLLEESRETEDAMVLTLAGAIELREALHSRSYEHAALAERLAQRLGFNAARRRRVRYAALLQDLGKINLPDSILKKRGRLDGEERALMMTHPVVAADVLRRFKPLADLAPLVRAHHEWFNGEGYPDGLKGEAIPVETRIISVVNAFFNVTFDLPTKTETTVAEGLEELTRFAGINLDPKLTEAFVLMCREAESGRTPWFQELTSALFSSHSAPTGVRDILSVADSRELRIIYRIAQETTAVLDLDTLLTRIVTIIREVMGYYMVSILLPVNDATELRVGAHSGYSLDITGLTIPVGEGITGWVYVHGVPHIVADVQADSRYIGLDDQVRSELAFPLMSRGRVVGVLNAESQQTDAFSEADVALMSAVASQLASCLEVAQLHDTLKREASHDPLTRLNNRRHFLERIQQEIARASEGGETFSIVFLDVDELKRINDTYGHLAGDALLREVSNALMDAVRGEDVVARYGGDEFVVLLPSTPAAAAASVAQRIADGIARHRFMAGRELLQIPGVSLGLANFPQDGATAEDLLASADATLYRQKRRTG from the coding sequence GTGAAGCGTCGCGTCACACAACCGGCGATGCCCCTCGCCATGAAGCTGCCCAACCTCCTCTCGGTCGAGGAGGTCGCGGCAGCGATTCAGCGGCATCCCGAAGTCGTTCGGCGTCAGGCGCGCGATGGCCGGCTACCGGGGGAGAAGATCGGCCGGGTTTGGTTCTTTCGCCCGGAACGCCTAGCTGAGGCGGGCTTCAACCAGTTTCTGGCCCAGATGGCCGGCGATGCGTCTGGGGGAAGAACGGACGCGCCCGCGGCAACGCTGGTGCGAGCGCTTGGCGAGGCTGGAGTCCAGGCCCTCCAGCACCTCGACCGAAATTCGATTTTCGGGGCCGTTGGGAGCCGCCTGGCGGACGCGGGACTGTCGACCTATTTTTTCGATCGAGCCCCCGATGGCAAAGGTCTGACAACCGCCTTCGTCCACGCGCTGCCGCCGGCCGCCGAGCTCGCGAAGCTTACCGGGCGTCAAGGGGTTGGGACGTTCATCCCGTTCGAGCGCATCCCCATCTTGCAGGAGGTCTGCGCCACCCTCAAGCCGAAGTACGTTGGCGACCACGACGAGCTGGTCGGGCGGGTCGCGATGGTCCTTCATCCCTCGGCGGCCGGCAACGCCCGGCGCCTGAGCGAGTTGCTCCAGTTGAACACGGTGATTTCGGCACCCCTCGTCGTCGGTGATGGGGCGATCGGGGCTATCTCCGTCATCGGCCCCGGGCTGCGCGAGTCCGACCTGCCGGCCGTGATGGCGTTCGCCAACCAGACGGCCGCCGCCCTCGAAACGGCGCGGCTCCTCGAGGAATCCCGAGAGACGGAAGACGCCATGGTGCTGACACTGGCGGGCGCCATCGAGCTGCGCGAGGCGCTGCACAGCCGCTCCTACGAGCACGCCGCGCTGGCAGAGCGACTGGCCCAGCGCCTCGGGTTCAATGCAGCTCGCCGGCGGAGGGTGCGTTACGCCGCGCTGCTGCAAGACCTGGGCAAGATCAATCTCCCCGACAGCATCTTGAAGAAGCGTGGCCGGCTGGACGGCGAGGAACGGGCGTTGATGATGACGCACCCGGTCGTCGCGGCGGACGTCCTGCGCCGCTTCAAACCCCTGGCCGACCTGGCACCCCTGGTCCGGGCTCACCATGAGTGGTTCAACGGCGAGGGCTACCCCGACGGTTTGAAGGGTGAGGCCATCCCGGTCGAGACCCGGATCATCTCGGTGGTCAACGCCTTCTTCAATGTCACGTTCGATCTGCCGACCAAGACCGAGACGACCGTGGCCGAGGGCCTGGAGGAGTTGACCCGGTTCGCCGGCATCAACCTTGATCCGAAACTGACGGAGGCCTTCGTGCTCATGTGTCGCGAGGCGGAGTCGGGCCGGACGCCATGGTTTCAGGAGCTGACCTCGGCATTGTTTTCCTCGCATTCGGCGCCGACCGGCGTCAGAGATATCCTCTCGGTCGCCGACTCGCGGGAGCTTCGGATCATCTATCGGATCGCGCAGGAGACGACGGCCGTGCTCGACCTGGACACGCTGTTGACACGCATTGTCACCATCATCCGCGAAGTGATGGGCTACTACATGGTGTCGATCCTGCTGCCCGTCAACGATGCGACCGAGCTGCGCGTCGGTGCGCACAGCGGCTACTCGCTGGACATCACGGGGCTCACCATCCCGGTCGGCGAGGGCATTACTGGCTGGGTCTACGTGCACGGCGTGCCGCACATCGTGGCTGATGTCCAGGCGGATTCGCGCTACATCGGCCTGGACGATCAGGTTCGCTCCGAGCTGGCCTTTCCGCTCATGAGCCGAGGTCGCGTCGTCGGGGTGCTCAACGCCGAGAGCCAGCAGACCGATGCCTTTTCGGAAGCGGACGTCGCGCTGATGTCGGCGGTGGCATCCCAGCTGGCTTCGTGCCTCGAGGTGGCGCAGCTCCACGACACACTCAAACGTGAGGCGAGCCATGATCCCTTGACCCGGCTCAACAACCGCCGGCATTTCCTCGAGCGCATCCAGCAGGAGATCGCCCGCGCCAGCGAGGGCGGCGAGACCTTCTCGATCGTCTTCCTCGACGTCGACGAGCTGAAACGGATCAACGACACCTACGGCCACCTCGCGGGTGACGCGCTTCTTCGTGAAGTGTCCAATGCGCTGATGGACGCAGTCCGCGGCGAAGACGTGGTGGCCCGCTACGGCGGCGATGAGTTTGTCGTCCTGTTGCCCTCGACGCCCGCCGCGGCGGCGGCGAGCGTGGCGCAGCGCATCGCGGATGGCATCGCGCGCCACCGATTCATGGCGGGCCGCGAGTTGCTCCAGATCCCCGGGGTCAGCCTCGGCCTGGCGAACTTTCCGCAAGACGGCGCGACGGCCGAGGACCTGCTCGCGTCCGCCGACGCCACGCTCTACCGGCAGAAACGCCGGACGGGTTAG